The proteins below come from a single Eptesicus fuscus isolate TK198812 chromosome 5, DD_ASM_mEF_20220401, whole genome shotgun sequence genomic window:
- the TBC1D21 gene encoding TBC1 domain family member 21 isoform X1 — protein MTTLSPENSLSARLSASFILVKRKPPIDKTEWDGFFDENGQLAKSRDFICVNILERGLHPFVRTEAWKFLTGYYSWQSSQDERLTVDSTRRKNYEALCQMYEKIHPLLENLHRNFTETRNNIAYDIQKLYDKDPLGNVLIDKKKLEKILLLSYVCNTQAEYQQGFHEMVMLFQLMVEHDHETFWLFQFFLQKTEHSCVINIGVGKNLDMLNNLISFLDPVFAKHLKGKGAGAVQSLFPWFCLCFQRAFKSFDDVWRLWEVLLTGKPCRNFQVLVAYSLLQMVREQVLKESMAGDDILLACNNLVDLDADELISAACLVYAELIQKDTLLFPGSKAIKGFLSLRTHTMDRCPQWTRQRWCVSHEVRIKSAGVLG, from the exons ATGACCACCCTCTCTCCCGAAAACAGCCTCTCTGCCAGGCTGTCGGCCTCCTTCATCCTG GTGAAGAGAAAACCGCCCATTGACAAGACAGAGTGGGATGGCTTCTTTGATGAGAACGGTCAGTTGGCCAAGTCACGAGACTTCATTTGTGTTAACATCCTGGAAAGG GGTCTGCACCCCTTCGTGAGGACAGAAGCCTGGAAGTTCCTCACGGGCTACTACTCATGGCAGAGTTCCCAGGATGAGCGGCTCACCGTGGACAGTACAAGGAG GAAAAATTATGAAGCTTTATGCCAGATGTATGAGAAGATTCACCCCCTTCTGGAAAACCTGCACCGGAACTTCACAGAGACTCGGAATAACATCG CATATGACATCCAGAAACTCTATGACAAAGATCCCCTGGGCAATGTCCTTATTGACAAGAAGAAGCTGGAGAAGATCCTGCTCCTCAGCTATGTCTGCAACACCCAGGCAG AGTACCAGCAGGGCTTCCATGAGATGGTGATGCTCTTCCAGCTGATGGTGGAACATGACCACGAGACCTTCTGGCTCTTCCAATTCTTCCTGCAGAAAACG GAGCACAGCTGTGTCATCAACATTGGGGTTGGCAAGAACTTAGACATGCTCAACAACCTGATCAGCTTCCTAGACCCTGTGTTTGCTAAGCACCTAA AAGGAAAGGGTGCGGGGGCTGTGCAGTCCCTCTTCCCCTGGTTCTGCCTCTGCTTCCAGCGTGCTTTCAAGTCCTTTGATGATGtctggaggctctgggag GTTCTGCTGACGGGGAAGCCCTGCAGAAACTTCCAGGTGCTGGTGGCCTACAGCCTGCTGCAAATGGTGCGTGAGCAGGTCCTGAAGGAAAGCATGGCTGGTGATGACATCCTCCTG GCCTGCAACAACCTGGTCGACCTTGATGCCGACGAGCTGATCTCTGCTGCCTGCTTGGTTTATGCGGAGCTCATCCAGAAGGAT ACGCTCCTCTTCCCAGGTTCCAAAGCCATTAAAGGATTTCTTTCTCTGAGGACACACACAATGGACAGATGCCCTCAGTGGACAAGACAAAGGTGGTGCGTCAGCCATGAGGTCAGGATCAAGTCCGCTGGGGTGTTAGGGTGA
- the TBC1D21 gene encoding TBC1 domain family member 21 isoform X2 yields MTTLSPENSLSARLSASFILVKRKPPIDKTEWDGFFDENGQLAKSRDFICVNILERGLHPFVRTEAWKFLTGYYSWQSSQDERLTVDSTRRKNYEALCQMYEKIHPLLENLHRNFTETRNNIAYDIQKLYDKDPLGNVLIDKKKLEKILLLSYVCNTQAEYQQGFHEMVMLFQLMVEHDHETFWLFQFFLQKTEHSCVINIGVGKNLDMLNNLISFLDPVFAKHLKGKGAGAVQSLFPWFCLCFQRAFKSFDDVWRLWEVLLTGKPCRNFQVLVAYSLLQMVREQVLKESMAGDDILLACNNLVDLDADELISAACLVYAELIQKDVPKPLKDFFL; encoded by the exons ATGACCACCCTCTCTCCCGAAAACAGCCTCTCTGCCAGGCTGTCGGCCTCCTTCATCCTG GTGAAGAGAAAACCGCCCATTGACAAGACAGAGTGGGATGGCTTCTTTGATGAGAACGGTCAGTTGGCCAAGTCACGAGACTTCATTTGTGTTAACATCCTGGAAAGG GGTCTGCACCCCTTCGTGAGGACAGAAGCCTGGAAGTTCCTCACGGGCTACTACTCATGGCAGAGTTCCCAGGATGAGCGGCTCACCGTGGACAGTACAAGGAG GAAAAATTATGAAGCTTTATGCCAGATGTATGAGAAGATTCACCCCCTTCTGGAAAACCTGCACCGGAACTTCACAGAGACTCGGAATAACATCG CATATGACATCCAGAAACTCTATGACAAAGATCCCCTGGGCAATGTCCTTATTGACAAGAAGAAGCTGGAGAAGATCCTGCTCCTCAGCTATGTCTGCAACACCCAGGCAG AGTACCAGCAGGGCTTCCATGAGATGGTGATGCTCTTCCAGCTGATGGTGGAACATGACCACGAGACCTTCTGGCTCTTCCAATTCTTCCTGCAGAAAACG GAGCACAGCTGTGTCATCAACATTGGGGTTGGCAAGAACTTAGACATGCTCAACAACCTGATCAGCTTCCTAGACCCTGTGTTTGCTAAGCACCTAA AAGGAAAGGGTGCGGGGGCTGTGCAGTCCCTCTTCCCCTGGTTCTGCCTCTGCTTCCAGCGTGCTTTCAAGTCCTTTGATGATGtctggaggctctgggag GTTCTGCTGACGGGGAAGCCCTGCAGAAACTTCCAGGTGCTGGTGGCCTACAGCCTGCTGCAAATGGTGCGTGAGCAGGTCCTGAAGGAAAGCATGGCTGGTGATGACATCCTCCTG GCCTGCAACAACCTGGTCGACCTTGATGCCGACGAGCTGATCTCTGCTGCCTGCTTGGTTTATGCGGAGCTCATCCAGAAGGAT GTTCCAAAGCCATTAAAGGATTTCTTTCTCTGA